Below is a window of Syntrophorhabdaceae bacterium DNA.
ACAAAGGCAACAGCGGGTAATGCGTCCCTGTAGCGGTTCACAACGGTCAGCTTGAGTATGTCCTGTTCGATATCCGATGTAATGACCCCGTTGTAAGGCTGCAACCGAGCCTGAATCCTGCCGGTGATGACCTGGTCGTTGATCGCCCCGATAACATTGATCCTTCCCTCTGAGCTGAGCACGGTAAATTCATCGGCCCTTTTCTTCCCGGCGCTGAAATTGTTGACATGGGGAGAGGTCCCGTGCGGTATCAGCGATTCCCCTTTTTCAGAAACAAGCCTTCCTTTGATGTACGTCTTCAGTATGTTCATGTCCCGGAGGTTGTCTACCTCAATAAAATCCGCATCATCGCCTGTTCTGAGGAGGCCCACGTCGAGCCCGTAATGCAGGACAGGGTTCAGGCAGGCGCAGCGCAGGACCGTCATCGTATCGATACCCATATCAAGGGCCCTTTTGACAAGCAGATTGATATGCCCCCTGACGAGGTCGTCAGGATGCAGGTCATCGCTGCAGAACATACACTGTGAAGGGTATTGTGGGATAAGCGGGCTCAGGGCATCAAAATTTTTCGCCGCGGTGCCTTCCCGGACCAGAATGTTCATGCCGAGGGAGAGCTTTTCTTTCCCTTCATCGTACGTGAAGGACTCGTGATCGGTCGATATTCCGGCGCTTATATACTTCTCCAGCTCTTTTCCCCTCAAGCCCGGGGCATGGCCGTCAATCGGCTTTTTGTATTGTTTTGCGAGCGCTATCTTTGCCATTACATCCGGATCATCGTTGATGACGCCGGGGAAGTTCATCATCTCGCTTAAATACCTGATCTCACTTTTTTGCAGCAAGGTCTCCACGGCATCTGGATCAAGCGCTGCGCCCGCTGTTTCAAACTGCGTTGCAGGCACGCAGGATGATGCCCCGAAAAAGAATTTGAAAGGAACAGACCTTCCATTCCCGACCATATAGGAAACGCCTTCAATACCAAGCACATTCGCGATCTCATGGGGATCTGAGACCGTGGCAACGGTACCATGCCGCACCGCCAGCCGGGCAAACCCGGCGGGGACAAGCATTGAGCTTTCAATGTGCATGTGCGCATCGATGAAGCCGGGCATGATACATGTATCATATCGTCCGTCATCCCTCACGATGCTTGCGATAATCCCGTCCTTTATTTCTATTGTCCCCGGAAAGATGGTGCCGTTGAGGACATCAACGATATTGGCGGAAAGTTTCATAAAGGTTCTGCGTGCAGGCGTATATGGGGTATGCCTTTATTTGCTTTGCTTTGCCTTTATGATCTTTGTCTCTTTATACGCCCGCATATAGGCGTTGATGTTCTTCTGGGCAATGACGCCAAAACGTGCACGGACGGGCCCTTCCAGAGCATCCAGCGCCACCATGTTCGTCGCTTTGATGAGCGCTCCGAGCATGGTCGTGTTCGTAATCGGCACACCAAGTTCTTCCTTTGCAATATGGGATGCGTCGACGATGGCAATATTGCAGCCGGGGAACAATTTTTTCACCTCTTCTGCCGATTTATTCGAATTTATGACGATAAATCCATTTTGCTTAAGACCTTCTGCCGGATTTACAGCCCCCAGCAACGTGGGGTCAAGGATGATCACGTTATCCGGTTTGTATATCTTCGACCGGAGCCTTATCGGATTGTCCGAAACCCTCAGGAATGCTTGCACCGGCGCCCCTCTCCGTTCAGGTCCGAAACTCGGGAATGCCTGCGCGTACTGTCCTGTTCCTATTGCTGCCTGGGCCAGCAGTTCCGCAGAGGTTACCGCCCCCTGACCTCCTCTTCCATGTAATCTCACCTCTATCATCTATTTTTCTCCTTTCACTACAGATATGTTTTTTACTCTC
It encodes the following:
- the ade gene encoding adenine deaminase, producing MKLSANIVDVLNGTIFPGTIEIKDGIIASIVRDDGRYDTCIMPGFIDAHMHIESSMLVPAGFARLAVRHGTVATVSDPHEIANVLGIEGVSYMVGNGRSVPFKFFFGASSCVPATQFETAGAALDPDAVETLLQKSEIRYLSEMMNFPGVINDDPDVMAKIALAKQYKKPIDGHAPGLRGKELEKYISAGISTDHESFTYDEGKEKLSLGMNILVREGTAAKNFDALSPLIPQYPSQCMFCSDDLHPDDLVRGHINLLVKRALDMGIDTMTVLRCACLNPVLHYGLDVGLLRTGDDADFIEVDNLRDMNILKTYIKGRLVSEKGESLIPHGTSPHVNNFSAGKKRADEFTVLSSEGRINVIGAINDQVITGRIQARLQPYNGVITSDIEQDILKLTVVNRYRDALPAVAFVRNFGLKKGAIAASVAHDSHNIIAVGVTDEDICNAVNAVIRNKGGLSVAYDNIAETLPLPVAGLMTDEDGFMVAEQYSRLSGLAKQLGSSLRAPFMTLSFMALLVIPSLKLSDRGLFDGEAFAFTDLKAVKSERPS
- a CDS encoding 2-oxoacid:acceptor oxidoreductase family protein — translated: MIEVRLHGRGGQGAVTSAELLAQAAIGTGQYAQAFPSFGPERRGAPVQAFLRVSDNPIRLRSKIYKPDNVIILDPTLLGAVNPAEGLKQNGFIVINSNKSAEEVKKLFPGCNIAIVDASHIAKEELGVPITNTTMLGALIKATNMVALDALEGPVRARFGVIAQKNINAYMRAYKETKIIKAKQSK